The following DNA comes from Gordonia zhaorongruii.
TCGACACGGGCGGCATCTCGCTCAAGCCGCCGGCCGGCATGGAGAACATGACGTCCGACATGGGCGGCGCGGCAGCGGTCGTCGCGACTGCGATCGCCGCGTCCCGGCTCGACGTCGACGTCACTGTGATCGCGACCGTCCCGATGGCCGAGAACATGCCGTCCGGAACCGCGCAGCGGCCCGGTGACGTGCTGACCCAGTACGGCGGCACCACGGTCGAGGTCCTCAACACCGACGCCGAGGGCCGACTCGTACTGGCCGACGCGATCGTCCGCGCCTGCGAGGACGAACCCGATTACCTGATCGACACCGCGACCTTGACCGGTGCGCAGATGGTGGCGCTGGGCACTCGCACCCCCGGCGTCCTCGGCACCGATGAGTTCCGCGACCGCGTAGCGGCCATCTCGCAGTCGATCGGTGAGCACGGCTGGCCGATGCCTCTGCCCACCGAACTCCGCGCCGACCTCGACTCCCGCGTCGCCGACCTCGCGAACGTCACCAATCACCGATGGGGCGGGATGCTCTCCGCAGCCATGTTCCTCCGCGAGTTCGTCGTCGACGGAATCGGTTGGGCGCACGTCGATGTGGCAGGCCCGGCGTTCAACACCGGCAGCCCGTGGGGGTACACCGGTAAGGGCGGGACCGGCGTGCCGGTGCGCACGATGATCGCCGTTCTCGAGGACGTCGCGAAGGACGGCTGACCGGTCTCCTCACCGATCGTCTCGACTGCCCTGAGCGTGCGCCTCGTTGCGGGTAATGTGATTCAGGGGAGTCGGCCCACCCGCCGTCTACAGACGTTTGCGCACACTCTGCGCGCACGCCAGCACCCGCATCGGCTTAGACCGAACGGCACAGTTCACGAGTTGTAGGGAGTCACACGTAATGGCCTTCTCTGTCGAGATGCCCGCCCTTGGTGAGAGCGTCACCGAGGGAACCGTCACCCAATGGCTGAAGCAGGAAGGCGACACCGTCGAAGTCGACGAGCCACTGCTGGAGGTCTCCACCGACAAGGTCGACACCGAGATTCCCTCGCCTGCCGCCGGCGTCCTGACGAAGATCGTCGCGCAGGAGGACGACACCGTGGAGATCGGCGGCGAACTGGCTGTCATCGGTGACGCCGGTGAGGACGCCGGTGAGGCTGCAGCCGAACCGGAGCCGGAACCCGCATCCGAGCCGGAGCCCGAACCCGAACCGGCTGACGAGCCGAAGGCCGAGGCCGAGCCGGAGAAGCCTGCCGCCTCCGGATCCACCGGATCCGGATCGGGCACCGATGTGGTGATGCCCGAACTCGGCGAATCGGTCACAGAGGGCATCGTCACGAACTGGCTCAAGGAGGTCGGCGACACCGTAGAGGTCGACGAGGCGCTCCTCGAGGTCTCGACCGACAAGGTCGACACCGAGATTCCGTCACCGGTCGCAGGCACCCTGCTGGAGATCGTCGCCAGCGCCGACGACGTCGTCGAGGTCGGCGGCCGTCTCGCCGTCGTCGGCGATTCCGGCAGCGACCCGGGCGCCGACCGGGATCAGGGGCAGACCTCGGCCAACGCGCCGCGCAACACCGAGCCCAAGGCCGAGCCGACCCCCGAGCCGAAGCCGGAACCAGCGGCCGAATCCAAGCCCGCTGAACCCAAGCCTGCTGAGTCCAAGCCCGCCGCGTCCAAGCCTGCTGAACCCAAGCCTGCAGCGAACGACATCGAGTCGACGCCGTACGTGACGCCGCTCGTCCGGAAGCTGGCGACGGAGAACGACGTCGATCTGTCGACGGTCAAGGGCACCGGCGTCGGCGGCCGCATCCGCAAGCAGGATGTGCTCGCCGCGGCAGAGGAGAAGAAGACGCCCGCTGCAGAGTCGGCACCGGCACCCGCCGTATCGTCGGCCGCCGCACCGGCTTCGGCGAAGCCCGAGCTGGCCGCCCTGCGAGGTACCACCCAGAAGATCAACCGCATCCGCCAGATCACCGCGGCCAAGACCCGGGAGTCGCTGCACGAGAGTGCTCAGCTCACGCAGGTCCACGAGGTCGACATGACGCGGATCGCCGCACTGCGTACCTCAGCGAAGGCACGGTTCCGGTCGAGCGAGGGCGTCAATCTGACGTACCTGCCGTTCTTCGCGAAGGCCGTCGTCGAGGCCCTCAAGGTGCACCCGAACGTGAACGCGTCGATCGACGAGGGCGCCAAGGAGATCACCTACCACGGCACGGTGAACCTCGGGATCGCCGTCGACACCGAGCAGGGTCTGCTGTCGCCGGTGATCCACGATGCGGACAACCTGTCGTTGGCAGGCCTGGCGCGCGCGATCGCCGACATCGCCGAGCGCGCACGCACGGGCGGCCTCAAGCCGGACGAGTTGGCGGGCGGCACGTTCACGATCACGAACATCGGCAGCCAGGGCGCGCTGATCGACACCCCGATCCTGGTCCCGCCGCAGGCGGCCATGCTGGGCACCGGTGCGATCGTCAAACGCCCGGTGGTGATGACCGCCGAGGACGGGACCGAATCGTTCGCGTCACGCGCGATCGCCTACCTGCCGCTGACCTACGATCACCGACTGATCGACGGCGCGGACGCAGGCCGGTTCGTGTCGACGGTGCGGGAGCGTCTCGAGGCTGCCGAGTTCTCGGCCGACCTGGGACTCTGACGTCTGCTGACGCCGTGACCGCCGTCCTGGCCGATCGCATGGTCGGCCGGGACGGCGGTTCGTCGTTCACCGGCGTTCCCGAAGATGTTGTGCCCGATGGCGTTGTACCCGGAAATGTTTCAGGTGCGCCGGGCGTTGCATCGATAGTGTCCTGCATGACGTCTGCTTTGGAGTACTGCTGTGCGTAACGGTTCTGCCCGACTCAGCGACGAGCCCATCGAGGTTCGCCGACTCGGCGTCGTCGACTACCCCACCGCTTATGCGATGCAGCACGAGCTGGCGGCACAGCGCGCGACCGGCGAACTCGACCACGATGTGATGCTCCTGCTGGAGCACACGTCGGTGTACACAGCGGGCAAGCGCACCCAGGACGCCGATCGCCCCGTCAACGGCGCACCGGTGATCGACGTCGACCGAGGCGGCCGCATCACCTGGCACGGCCCGGGACAGCTGGTCGGTTACCCGATCATCGAGCTCGCCGAGCCGGTCGATGTGGTCGACTACGTGCGCCGCCTCGAAGAGGCCCTGATCCGGGTGTGCGCGGTTCATGACATCGCAACCGGCCGCGTCGACGGACGCAGCGGCGTCTGGATCCGCGACAGCACAGGCGAGCGCAAACTCGGCCAGATCGGGATCCGCGTCGCCCGCGGCGTCACACTGCATGGATTCGCCCTCAACGTGAATCCGGACATGTCGGTGTTCGACGCGATCGTCCCGTGTGGCATCCCCGATGCGGGCGTCACCTCGATCGCGCACGAGACCGGGACGCCGATCGGCGTCGCCGACGTCCTCGACGACGTGACGGCGCTGGTCGCCGATTGTCTCGACTCCCGGATCCCGCCATCTCCCGGCCACACCGCAGACGCCCTCATCGAATCCGCGACCGGAGATACCCCGGCCGCCGCCACCACAACCGTAGGATCGGCACAGTGACTGCTTCACCTTCCAACCCCTCCCCCGCGAACTCCTCGCCTGCCGACGCCCCGAGCGGACGCAAGCTGCTCCGGCTCGAGGTGCGCAACTCGCAGACCCCGATCGAGCGCAAGCCGAAGTGGATCAAGACCCGCGCGACGATGGGCCCCGAATACACCGAGTTGAAGAACCTGGTGAAGAGCGGCGGCCTGCACACGGTGTGCGAGGAGGCCGGCTGCCCCAACATCTACGAGTGCTGGGAGGACCGCGAGGCAACCTTCCTCATCGGGGGCGAGCAGTGCACCCGTCGCTGCGACTTCTGCCAGATCGACACCGGCAAGCCGTCGCCACTGGATCTCGATGAGCCGCGGCGCGTCGCCGAGTCGGTCCGCTCCATGGGCCTGCGCTACTCGACGATCACCGGTGTGGCCCGCGACGACCTGCCCGACGAGGGCGCCTGGCTGTACGCGGAGACCGTGCGCAAGATCCACGAACTCAACCCGGGCACGGGTGTGGAGAACCTGATTCCCGATTTCCACGCGAAGCCCGATCTGCTGGCCGAGGTGTTCGACGCCCGCCCGGAGGTCCTGGCGCACAACATCGAGACCGTGCCCCGCATCTTCAAGCGGATCCGTCCGGCGTTCCGGTACGAGCGTTCCCTCGAGGTGCTGACGGCGGCGCGTGACTTCGGTCTGGTCACCAAGTCGAACCTGATCCTCGGCATGGGCGAGACACCCGAGGAGATCCGCGAGTCGCTGCGGGATCTGCACGAGGCCGGTTGCGACCTCGTGACGATCACCCAGTACCTGCGCCCGTCGCCGCGTCACCACCCGGTGGAGCGCTGGGTGAAGCCGGAGGAGTTCGTCGAGCACTCGCAGTACGCCGAGGAGATCGGCTTCGCGGGTGTCATGGCAGGTCCCCTGGTTCGTTCGTCGTACCGGGCGGGCCGCCTGTACGCGCAGGCCATGAAGCGTCACGGCCGCGAACTGCCGCCCGAGCTCGCCCACCTGACGGCCAGTGGATCCACTGCCCAGGAGGCGTCTTCGGTACTCGCTCGCATGTCCAGCTGACCGACCGGCACCCACTCGGTTCGGCCCTCTAGACTGGTAACCATGGCGAAGGCGCAAGACAAAGCGAGTAAAGAAGCGAAGGCGGCGGCGAAGGCCAACCGGAAGGCCGCCAGCAAGGAACGCCGGCAGCAGATCTGGCAGGCGTTCCAGATGCAGCGCAAGGAGGACAAGGCGCTCATCCCGCTGATGGCCGGTGTCATCATCGGCGTCACGGTGCTGTTCGCGCTGCTCGGTTACTTCGTCTTCGACAGTCTCTGGCTGATGCTCCCGCTCGGCCTGATCCTGGGTGTCCTGCTGGCGTTCGTGCTGTTCGGCCGCCGCGTTCAGAAGACCGTCTTCCGCAAGGCGGAGGGTCAGCCGGGTGCCGCAGGGTGGGCGCTGGGCAATATGAAGGGCCAGTGGCGCGTCCATCAGGCCGTCGCCGGCACCTCCCATCTCGATGCCGTGCACCGCGTGATCGGCAAGCCGGGCGTCATCCTGATCGCTGAGGGCACCCCGAGTCGGGTGAAGCCGCTCCTGGCGCAGGAGAAGAAGAAGGCCGCCCGCGTCGTCGGCGACACTCCGATCTACCAGGTCGTCGTCGGCAACGAGGAGGGCGAGGTTCCTCTCTCCAAGCTCGAACGGCACATCCGCAAGTTGCCGGGCAACATCGACCGCAAGCGCATGGACGCCCTCGAAGGCCGCCTGTCCGCGCTCAAGGCCAAGGGCGGCGCCGGTGCGGCGATGCCGAAGGGGCCGATGCCGCAGGGTGCCAAGATGCGCAGCGCTGCTCGCACCGTTCGGCGCCGCTGAGTCACGAGAATCGCTCCGCGATCGCTGATGCGATCGCGTCTGGCGCCTGCTCCTGAATGAAGTGCCCGGCTTCCGGCAACTCGATCACGTCGAGGTCTCGAAATGCCGAGCGGACGCGAGGAAGGCAGGTTCGGGGCCGGAACGCCGGGTCTCGCATTCCCCAGATCGCGAGCGCTCGTTTGTCGCCGAGCACAGCTGGTACATCCACCGCCAGATCGGCCAGCAGCGGGCGAGCCTCGCGGATCTGCCCGGGCATCACCGCGAGTCCGCGACGCGCCTCCGGACTGGCCTGTACTCCGCGGTACGCATCTGCTTCGCCCAGACTCAGCACCTTCTGCAGCCCACCGAGCAGGAACCGTTCGACGAGGATGTTGCGGTCGAGGATGCGCCGTTGCATCGGCCGGGTGTTCATGATGGCGCTGAAAGCACGATTCGGAATCGGATCGATCGGCCAGAACACGGTGTTGCTCACCACGATCCCGCTGACTCGCGCGGCCCGATCCACCGCTGCACCGAGCCCGACCGGCCCTCCCCAGTCGTGCCCCACCACGATGGCGTCGTCCAGACACAGATGGTCGAGCAACTCGCCGAGCACGCCGGTGTGCTCGGCGACCGTGTACCCGAAGCCGTCCGGGCGCTCGGACAGGCCGAAGCCGAGGTAGTCGACGGCGATGCAGCGAAACCCTCCTCGAAGCCGAGACACGATCCGGCGGTAGAGAAAGCTCCACGTCGGCGACCCGTGACAGAACACGATCGGTCGCCCCTCCCCCTCGTCGATGTAGTGCACCCGGCCTGAGGACGAGCCGAACCATCGGGATTCGAATGGATACAGCTCCGAATCCGGGACGTAATCGATTCCCACCTTCACACCTCTCTACATCTGTAGCAATAAGGCAATACGCTACACCTGTAGCATTGAAGGAATGACAGGGCGCCAGGCACACAGCAATCGGCGACAGGCCATCGCAACCGCAGGCGTCCGCATCATCGCTCGCGACGGCGTTCGAGCACTCACCCACCGGGCGGTCGACGCCGAGGCGGACCTACCCCAGGGGTCCACCTCGTATCACGCACGCACCCGGGCGGCCCTCGTTGAACTGGTCGTCGAGACGCTGGCACAACGGTCTACGACAGATACCGAGCAGCTGACACCAGCCCTCGACGCAGATATCAACGAACCCCTCCAGATCGCGGAGCTCACCGGGTGGCTATCGAGGCTCATCGAGACCCTCGCCGAACGGCGGGATGACATGCGGGCGCGTTATGCACTGATTCTCGAGCTCGACGACCAATCACCCCTCCACGGGATGCTGACCACCCACTCCGAGCTTCACGAACTCGGCCGGAAGGTGATCAGGACGGCGCTTCACCGCGCCTCGCTACCCGACTCGGACAAACACGTGGAGGAACTGGTCGCGCTGGCGGACGCACTCGTCTTCTACCGGACCGCGATCGACCGACACCTGCCACTCGAACCGCCGATCTCGGCATACCTGCACGGAGTCACCGCAACCCGCTGACCCGCATCACCTGGTCGTACAGAATTGTCAGACCCCGACAGTATCATCGAACGTATATTCGATAGAGCGATCGGCGGGGGTGAGCACCATGAGCAGAAGGCCCCCGGTCTCGCCCGGCTCAGCGCGCATCTCGGCCGATGGCGACGAGCTCGCGATTTCGATCCCGTTACCGCAGAACCAGAACGACGCGGCGGCACAACTCGCGTTCGCGGGTCGTTCCGACAGCCTCGAAGGACCGCTGCGCTGGTGCCGATTCCGCGCGATCCACAGCGCCTATACGGTGGCCCTCGCCGAGGCCGACCGGAGCGCTTCCGACCCGAACTTCCTGTTCGATCCGTTCACCGTCACCGCAGCCCAGTACGCGGTCGTGGCACGGGTGACGCAAGGGCAGGCGGAGGCGTTCCTAGACCGTGCCGCAGACTGTTTCGAGCGCATTCCGCGCATCGGCGAATGCCTCCGCGATGCGCTCATCACGCCGAAGACGTTCGACACGCTCCGTTACGAGACCGGCCTCATCGAAGCCCCGGAAGTACTCGCCGACGTCGACTCCACGATCGCCATCTGGATCCGCGGAGAGGGTCGGACGTCGAGCACCCGAGCCGGCGAGACGGCTCGGCGGATCGTCACCCGTCACGACGCCGAAGCCGCACGGCAACGTCGCAAGGACTCGCGGGACATGAAAGACGCCGGGGTGTCACCACTCGGCGGCCGACTGTCCCGATTCATCATCACCGCGGACGCGGAGGATGCTCAGCTGTCGCAGGAGATCGTGGACGCGCTCGCCGCCGGGGTCTGCGAGGCAGACCCGCGAACGCGAGCCGAACGCCGCTCAGATGCCGCGATCGCGCTCCTCCAGCGTCGGTCGTTCACGTGCCGCTGCGGACTCGACACCTGTCCTGCCGAACTGTCGGACGCACAGGTGGCCGCACGCTGCTCGAGAATCGTCCTGCACGTCGTCGTCCGCCGAGACACGCTCGACGGGACCGACCAGACTCCCGCCTATCTCGACGGTGTCGGCCCCATCTCCGCCGACCACGTCCGCGAGATGTGCGAGCGTGGCGACACCGTCCGCCGCGACCTCGATGTCGACCGGCTCATGGACTCGACGTCGAGGGACGGCGACCCCTATCGACCGACCACCACGTGCGATACCGCGGTTCGCGCCCTATTCGGACGGTGCTCGTGGCCGGGATGCGATCGCCCGGCCTTCAAGGCCGACCTGGACCACGTCTGCGAATACAACCATCGCGATCCCGCATCCGGAGGCCCCACCTGCTTCTGCAACCTCAACCCGAAGTGCCGCTTCCACCACGGATTGAAAACATCCGCAGGTGGCTGGCTCGACGATCAGATCATCGACGCCAACGGCGAGATCTGGACCGAGGTCACCACCCCCAGCGGCATCACCGTGCGCACCCGCGCAGGCAACACGTGGCTCCTACCCGAGATCGGCCTGATTCCGTGTCGCCACGGCCCGCCGAGGGATCCCGGGGACGCCCCGCCCGATATCCCGCATCTGCGGAACCGCTCACGTACCGAGGCCAAGCATCGGTACCGGATGTCGATGCGTGCGGCGAACCGACGTAAGAGCTAGCCGCGAGTCCGCACCAATCCGGTCCCGGTGGCGCGATCGTGCATGGCGCGACCGTTGTAGTCGTTGATCAGCGCTGGGACTGCGAAGCAGATGAGCAATTGCCGGAAGAACGCACGGACGAAGCCGACTCCGGCCCGAGGCACATCTCCCGCTGCTTCGGCGGCCCCGCGCTCGGCGCCGTGGTCCACACGCGCCACCCGCAGCCCGGCGACGAACTGACCGGGAGTGAAACCGAACAAGGTCACCGCGATCACGCCGATCACGAACCAGACGGCGAGCACGGTGGTCCCCGTCTTGGTGCCGAAACCGACGATCAGCAGTGCGATGCCATATGCGATGAGCCAGTCGACGAGCAGTCCCACGACACGCGACCAGCCGCCGGCGAGAGAGCCGGAGCCCTGTCCGGGAAGGCCGAGGTCCTGGCCGCGGTAGTCGTTCTCGTCACCGCCGGTCATCTGCGGCCCCGACAGCCAGCTGCCCGCCGCCCCGCGCATCGACTGCGCTCCGCTCTGCTGCGGTTCTCCCTGCAGCGGTTCTCCCTGCTCCGTCATGGCGTCCATCCTAGTCAGCGTTGCGATCAGACCAATTTTCGTGACGCCCGCCACCATGCACGGGATGGATTCGGACTATTCTGGAGCCCGTGGCCCGTGCTGTAACAAAGGGGAAACATTCGCTTGACGCACGGGCAACCTCGCCTCCATACATTTCTTGGTGAGCTTCATGTCCGCCGGAACCGGCGAGGACGTGAGTTGCGGTCAGAGGTTCTGGCCGGATTTTCAGTTAGGAGTCAGGCCCACCGTGTACAACACGAACGAAGAGCTGCTCGAAGGCATCAAGTCCGAAGGCGTCGAGTACGTCGACATCCGCTTCTGCGACCTGCCGGGAACGATGCAGCACTTCTCGATCCCCGCAGCCGCATTCACCGAGGACGTCTTCGAAGAGGGTCTGGCATTCGACGGATCGTCGATCCGCGGCTTCCAGTCGATCGACGAGTCCGACATGATGCTCCTCCCGGACCCGGCGACCGCCCGCATCGACCCGTTCCGCAAGGCGAAGACGATGAACGTCAGCTTCTTCGTCCACGACCCGTTCACCCGTGAGGCCTACAGCCGCGACCCGCGCAACGTCGCACGCAAGGCGGAGGACTACCTCCGCGCGAGCGGCATCGCCGACACCTGCTTCTTCGGTGCCGAAGCCGAGTTCTACGTCTTCGACTCCGTCTCGTTCGGCTCCGACATCAACGGCACCTTCTACCAGGTGGAATCGGAGTCGGGCTCCTGGAACGCATCCAAGGCCACCAACCCGGACGGCACGCCGAACCGTGGCTACAAGGTCCGTCAGAAGGGCGGCTACTTCCCGGTCGCCCCGTACGATCACTACGTCGATCTGCGTGACGAGATCTCCGGCCACCTGGCCAGCAACGACTTCGAGCTCGAGCGCGCTCACCATGAGGTGGGGACAGGCGGTCAGGCCGAGATCAACTACAAATTCAACACGCTGCTTCACGCCGCCGACGACGTTCAGCTGTTCAAGTACATCGTCAAGAACACCGCGTGGCAGAACGGCAAGTCGGCCACCTTCATGCCGAAGCCGCTGCTCGGCGACAACGGTTCGGGCATGCACGCTCACCAGTCCCTCTGGAAGGACGGCAAGCCGCTGTTCCACGACGAGTCGGGGTACGCCGGACTGTCGGACATCGCACGCCATTACATCGGCGGCATCCTGCACCATGCGCCGTCACTGCTCGCCTTCACCAACCCGACGATCAACTCGTACAAGCGTCTGGTTCCGGGCTACGAGGCCCCGATCAACCTCGTGTACAGCCAGCGCAACCGCAGCGCCTGCGTTCGCATTCCGATCACGGGCAACAACCCGAAGGCCAAGCGCATCGAGTTCCGTTGCCCCGACAGCTCGGGCAACCCGTACCTGGCATTCGCCGCCATGATGATGGCGGGGATCGATGGCGTGAAGAACAAGATCGAGCCGCACGAGCCCGTGGACAAGGACCTGTACGAGCTTCCTCCGGAGGAGGCAAAGGGCATCCCGCAGGCCCCGACCTCACTCTCCGCAGTCATCGACCGTCTCGAAGAGGATCACGACTACCTCACCGCAGGCGGCGTGTTCACCGAGGACCTGATCGAGACCTGGATCGCGTTGAAGCGTGAGAACGAGATCGAGCCCATCCAGATCCGTCCGCACCCGTACGAATTCGACCTGTACTACGACTGCTGATCACATCAGCGCCACGACGCCCCCGGTTCTCGCCGGGGGCGTCGTAATGTGCGAGCCTGTCCCCTGCGCCCTGATCCCGGTGCGGCGCTCATAGATCGGAGTCCTGTGAACGCACGACATCGTGCCGTATCCGATGCGGAACGTCCGTCACGACGGAAGCTCCTGCTGTCGGTGGCCGCTCTCGTCGTGGTGATCGCCGCCGCGGCGACCGTGACGATAGTCGTCCTTCGCGACGACCATTCCGAGGACCACGAGACCACAGCCGAACCGCAGCGCGCCCTGCACGATTCGTTCGGCGCGCTGCGACTCCCCGCCCCCACCGGGGTGGCCATCACTCCGGTAGGCGGCGGCCGCTCACTGCTGTTCGGTGATCAGACTCCGCAGGACGCGTGGTCGACGATCAAGGCCCCGCTGGGGCTGGCGGCCGAACGCATGCACGGCATGAGCCGCACCGAGGCGCACGCGGTCATCGATTCGGACAATCGTTCGGCCCGCATCCTGACTCGCTCGTTCGGGGGCCCGGACGAGGCGACGAAGGCACTGGAGAATGTCCTTCGCGAAGGCGGTGACATGGTCACCGAACCCGCGCGACGGCACGGTCGCGATTTCCCCATGCTCGGTGAAACCCGTTGGGCACTGGCCGATTCGGCAGGCTGGACCGCGAATCTTCCGTGCCTCACCGGTAGTGAGCACATGCTCGAACTGATGCGCGGGGTGTCGCGTGTGCAGGATTGGGGCGTTCGACGGATCGGCGGCCGCAGCACCGCGGTGAAGGGCGGATGGGGTGAGGCTCCGGACGGCGGGTACGTCGTTCGGCAGATCGGACTCGTCACACTCCCGAACGGCTCGCAGGCCGCCGTGTCCGCCAGCGTGCACAAGGCTGGCATGACATTCGAGACCGGCACCGCGGCACTCGATCAGGTGGCCCACTGGCTCAAAGCCAACCTCACGCGGATCCCCGGGGGCGAGTGCCCCGCGCCCGCCGCCGGGTGACCGGAGTAGCCGGCTGACCGGTATCGTCACTCCTCATGAAGCGCAAGCACCTGATCCTGGTTCCCGCGGCCGCCGCTGCACTCGTGTTCGCGGGCTGCTCGTCTGACGATTCGAGCACCGCTGCCGATTCCGCGAGCAACACGAACGTGGACGTCTCCGAGGCTGCGCCCGACTTCCGGCCGGCAACCTGCCCCACCGACGCACCTGCGGCAGATACCAAGGCCGACTGGACGCTGCAGGGCACGAGCGGTTCGATCGACGTCGTGGGTCCGACGGACGACACGGCACCCCTGGTCACCATCGAGGGCGCACCGTTCGAGGTCGACAAGACGACCGTCGAGACCCTGGAGGCCGGCGACGGCACCGCCGTCACGAAGGACTCCACCGTCAGCGTCTGCTACCACGGCGTGAACGGCCGCGACGGCTCCGTCTTCGACAGCGCCTTCGATCGCGGCGAACCCGCCGCTTTCCCCGCGAGCGGCGTCGTTCCCGGCTTCCAGAAGGCGCTGATGGGTCAGAAGGCCGGCGCCGACGTCGCAGTCGCGGTCGCCCCGGCCGACGGCTACCCGCAGGGCACACCCGACGGCGCGATCAAAACAGGCGACACCATCGTGTTCGCATTGACGATCGTGTCCGTTCAGTAGGTCGCCACGACCCGCTCCGACGGCGTACTGCTCGCTGGCGCCGCGAACGGCTTGATGAATTCGGGTACGCCACCGGTGCGGCGCAGGAGCGGGGACCCGAAGAACGGCGCCACCATCTGGCATGGCACCACCCGGTTGGGATGATCGTCCAACGCGTTGAGAACGTGCGCGGCCGCACGCGGTGAACCGCAGATACCGAGATGGTCCGAGAAGTCCTTGTTGCAGCCGTTCTGAAGGATCATGTTGGTGACCTGCCGCTGCGGGCCGCCGGACACCTGCCCCGACATGTACGGACGCACCAGTTCGTCGTGCACCGTCGAGATGTTCGTGTACTCGATGCCCGGCAGATACGGTCCGTCGTCGTCGTTCATCGCGCGGATGAAGTCCGACCCCGCACGCATCTGCGGCAGGGCCCGGCACGGGACGACGTCGGCCGGGTTGACTCCGTAGCGGGTGTGCATGCGCTGAAAGAGGTTGTGAGCACCGTCCAGGACGGTGGTGCCCTGCCAGAGGGGCGCCAGCGACACGTACTTGGCGATCTTGCCTTCGCCACCGAGGTGCTTCGCCCAGTAGTTCGGGACCAAGGTGCCCTGGGAATGGCCGACGACGTGCACCTGGTCCGCCCCGGTGGAAGCCATCACCTTCTCGGCGAATTCGCCGAACTCGGCGGCACTCTCCTCGATCGGCTTCATACCGCCGAGCGCCGAGATGGGCCACCGAGAGTCCTCGACCGCACCGTAGGTCAGCGCGAATACCGAGTACCCGGCGGCTGCCAGCAACGGAACGTAGGTCCCCCAGTTGGTCTGGGCTCCGCCGGCGGTGCCGTGCACGAGGATCACCGGGATCGGATGCTCCGGATCGCACGGGACGCCCCACTGGTTCGACCCGGGAAGCGACCCGCCCGGATGCGCCAGCTCGGGGCCGATACCGGCGAAGAAGTCGTAGACGACGCGGCCCTGCGCGTCGTTCTCCTCACCGCCGAGCGGGACGATCTCACGCGGGAACCGCTGCACCACCTGGTTGCCGAGCGCGAGCAGCGGCTGCGTCAGCTTCTGCCCCGCCCGGATGGTGCTGGTGATTGAACCGACCATCGCACGCTCGACGGCAGCGCGTGGGATTCGCACGTACTCACTCTCCGAAGAACTCGACTACCACGGCCTTCGCACGGCGCGTGACCCGCATGTAGTGCTCCAGGAACTCCGGAGCCTCATCTTGCGGCCACCCGGCAGCGTACGCGACGGCGCGAAGCTGGCGCCCCGGTCCGGGGAGTTGATCGACGGGCTTTCCCCGCACCAGGACGAGGGCGTTCCGTGCCTGCGTGGCAGTCAGCCAGGCGTCCTTGAGCATCGCGACCTGCTCGGAGCCGAGCAGGTCGGCCTCTTCGATGGCGTCGAG
Coding sequences within:
- a CDS encoding DUF4191 domain-containing protein; the encoded protein is MAKAQDKASKEAKAAAKANRKAASKERRQQIWQAFQMQRKEDKALIPLMAGVIIGVTVLFALLGYFVFDSLWLMLPLGLILGVLLAFVLFGRRVQKTVFRKAEGQPGAAGWALGNMKGQWRVHQAVAGTSHLDAVHRVIGKPGVILIAEGTPSRVKPLLAQEKKKAARVVGDTPIYQVVVGNEEGEVPLSKLERHIRKLPGNIDRKRMDALEGRLSALKAKGGAGAAMPKGPMPQGAKMRSAARTVRRR
- a CDS encoding TetR/AcrR family transcriptional regulator, producing MTGRQAHSNRRQAIATAGVRIIARDGVRALTHRAVDAEADLPQGSTSYHARTRAALVELVVETLAQRSTTDTEQLTPALDADINEPLQIAELTGWLSRLIETLAERRDDMRARYALILELDDQSPLHGMLTTHSELHELGRKVIRTALHRASLPDSDKHVEELVALADALVFYRTAIDRHLPLEPPISAYLHGVTATR
- the lipA gene encoding lipoyl synthase — encoded protein: MTASPSNPSPANSSPADAPSGRKLLRLEVRNSQTPIERKPKWIKTRATMGPEYTELKNLVKSGGLHTVCEEAGCPNIYECWEDREATFLIGGEQCTRRCDFCQIDTGKPSPLDLDEPRRVAESVRSMGLRYSTITGVARDDLPDEGAWLYAETVRKIHELNPGTGVENLIPDFHAKPDLLAEVFDARPEVLAHNIETVPRIFKRIRPAFRYERSLEVLTAARDFGLVTKSNLILGMGETPEEIRESLRDLHEAGCDLVTITQYLRPSPRHHPVERWVKPEEFVEHSQYAEEIGFAGVMAGPLVRSSYRAGRLYAQAMKRHGRELPPELAHLTASGSTAQEASSVLARMSS
- the lipB gene encoding lipoyl(octanoyl) transferase LipB, whose translation is MRNGSARLSDEPIEVRRLGVVDYPTAYAMQHELAAQRATGELDHDVMLLLEHTSVYTAGKRTQDADRPVNGAPVIDVDRGGRITWHGPGQLVGYPIIELAEPVDVVDYVRRLEEALIRVCAVHDIATGRVDGRSGVWIRDSTGERKLGQIGIRVARGVTLHGFALNVNPDMSVFDAIVPCGIPDAGVTSIAHETGTPIGVADVLDDVTALVADCLDSRIPPSPGHTADALIESATGDTPAAATTTVGSAQ
- the sucB gene encoding 2-oxoglutarate dehydrogenase, E2 component, dihydrolipoamide succinyltransferase is translated as MAFSVEMPALGESVTEGTVTQWLKQEGDTVEVDEPLLEVSTDKVDTEIPSPAAGVLTKIVAQEDDTVEIGGELAVIGDAGEDAGEAAAEPEPEPASEPEPEPEPADEPKAEAEPEKPAASGSTGSGSGTDVVMPELGESVTEGIVTNWLKEVGDTVEVDEALLEVSTDKVDTEIPSPVAGTLLEIVASADDVVEVGGRLAVVGDSGSDPGADRDQGQTSANAPRNTEPKAEPTPEPKPEPAAESKPAEPKPAESKPAASKPAEPKPAANDIESTPYVTPLVRKLATENDVDLSTVKGTGVGGRIRKQDVLAAAEEKKTPAAESAPAPAVSSAAAPASAKPELAALRGTTQKINRIRQITAAKTRESLHESAQLTQVHEVDMTRIAALRTSAKARFRSSEGVNLTYLPFFAKAVVEALKVHPNVNASIDEGAKEITYHGTVNLGIAVDTEQGLLSPVIHDADNLSLAGLARAIADIAERARTGGLKPDELAGGTFTITNIGSQGALIDTPILVPPQAAMLGTGAIVKRPVVMTAEDGTESFASRAIAYLPLTYDHRLIDGADAGRFVSTVRERLEAAEFSADLGL
- a CDS encoding alpha/beta fold hydrolase, with protein sequence MGIDYVPDSELYPFESRWFGSSSGRVHYIDEGEGRPIVFCHGSPTWSFLYRRIVSRLRGGFRCIAVDYLGFGLSERPDGFGYTVAEHTGVLGELLDHLCLDDAIVVGHDWGGPVGLGAAVDRAARVSGIVVSNTVFWPIDPIPNRAFSAIMNTRPMQRRILDRNILVERFLLGGLQKVLSLGEADAYRGVQASPEARRGLAVMPGQIREARPLLADLAVDVPAVLGDKRALAIWGMRDPAFRPRTCLPRVRSAFRDLDVIELPEAGHFIQEQAPDAIASAIAERFS